A stretch of DNA from Thalassospiraceae bacterium LMO-SO8:
CCGGTGTGCTGTACCTGGGCGACTATCGGCAAAGCCTGATCCGCGCCGAACTGTCGGCCTTGCGCACCCAGGCGCAACTGTTCGCCGTGGCCCTGGCCGAAGGGGCCATGCACCTGGACCAGTCGTCGGAACAGCAGGTCGCCACCAACATCCGCAACCAGATGCTGCGCCGGCTGGTCGAGGCCACGGGCACGCGCGCGCGCCTGTTCAACCGGGCCGGCGAACTGGCCGCCGACTCGCGCTATTTCGGCAAGACCCGCCAGGCGGTGGAGGTCGAACAGCTGCCGCCGCCGGGCACCGACGAGGGCGGCACGGCCGACGCCGTGTTCGACATCTACGACCGCCTCACCCGTTGGCTGCCGGGAACCCTGCCGCTCAGCCATTACCGGGAAATCCCGGAGCCCTCGGCCGCCGATTATCCCGAGGTCATGTCCGCTCTCATGGGCGACGACAGCAGGATCGTGCGCGCCTATTCCCAGGACAGCATGATGCTGTCCGTCGCCGTGCCCGTGCAGCGCTACAAGCGCATCCTGGGTGCCTTGATGCTGACCAAGCCGTCGGCCAGCATCGACAACGCGCTTCTGGACGTGCGCCTGGATATCCTGAAGATCTTCGGCGTCGCCATCGCCATCACCACGTTCCTGTCGATCTATCTGGCGCGCACCATCGCGCGGCCCGTGAAGCGTCTGGCCGCCGCCGCCGACCGCGTGCGCCGCGACCACAGCCGCGAAGAGGAAATCCCCGATTTCACCACCCGCAACGACGAAATCGGCGACCTGTCCCATGCGCTGCGCGGCATGACGGCAGCGCTCTGGACCCGCATGGACGCGATCGAGCGGTTCGCCGCCGACGTCGCACACGAGATCAAGAACCCCCTGACCAGCCTGCGCAGCGCGGTCGAGACCGCGGCCCGGATCAAGGACGTGGACCAGCAACGCAAGCTGATGTCGATCATCCAGGACGACGTCGGCCGCCTGGACCGCCTGATTTCCGACATTTCCGACGCGTCCCGCCTGGATGCGGAACTGTCGCGCTCGCACCGCGAGCCGGTCGATCTGGCCGGCATGCTGTCGACCCTGGCCGATGTCCATGCGACGACGGCGGCGGACGGCGGGCCGAAACTGGTGTTGGAGATCATGGACGGCGAGAAACTGTCGGTGCAGGGCATGGAAGGCCGCCTGGTCCAGGTGTTCCGCAACCTGATCGCCAATGCCGTGACCTTCAGCCCGCCGGGCGGCGCCATCCGCATCACCGCGTCGCGCGACCGCAAGGCGGCGGTCGTCACCATCGACGACGAAGGTCCCGGCATCCCTCCCGGCAAGGAAGAGGCGATCTTTCAGCGCTTCTATACGGAACGCCCGCAGGGCGAGAAATTCGGCACCCATTCCGGTCTGGGGCTGTCGATCTCGCAGCAGATCGTCGACGCCCACGACGGCACCATCCGCGCCTCCAACCGCCTGGGCGCCGACGGTAAAATCCTCGGCGCCCGGTTCACGGTCACCCTGCCGGCGGCCTAGGACTTCTTCAAACTCACCAGGATCGTATCCGCCGCCATCTGCCCGCCGACCCGTTCGCGGCCCCGGTGGTCGGCCAGCACGCGGCGGAATTCCTCCCAGTTGGCGAGCACCACCGGCAGGCGGGCGAGGCCACGGACCCGGCCCTCGCCCCGGACCTTGTCGCAGGTATGCTTGAGCGCCCGTTTCCAAGGCGCCTTGGCCTTGGGCATCCAGGTTTCCAAGTCCAGCCCCAGCACCCGGGCCAAGCCTTCGAGGGCGGCGATGTTCCACCGCGTCATGTGATGGGGCGGCAGGTTCATGACGTCATCATGCAGGTATTCGCGGCTCATCGGCGAATAGGGCACGGAAAACAGGATACGTCCCTTGGGCGCCAGCAGATTGCGCACGGCGCCCATGAGGGCCCCCGGCGTCGCGACATGTTCGAGCACATGGCTGAGGACCACGGCGTCATAGGCGCCCGCGGCCTCGACGATCACCTGTTCCAGCGATTCGCGGCGCACGTCGAGCCCCCGCGCCTGCGCCTTTTTCACCGAACTTTCCGACAGGTCGATGCCCTCGGCCGTGACCTGGGGCAGGTCCTTAAGCGTTTCCAGGAAATCGCCCTGCCCCGCACCCAGCTCCAGCAGGCGAAGCGGCCGCGCCTCCGCCGCCAGGACGTCCTTGATGCGGGCCCATTCCCAGCGCCCCTGGGCGTGGTACTTGGGGAACGAGGTCAGCCAATCGTAGAGCACGGCACCCCCCGCCCGCATGGGGTCCGCATAGACCAGGGCGCAATCGGCGCAGCGCACGATGTCGTAATCGCCGGGCACCGCGTCCGCAGGCGGGCTTTGCCCAAACACGGCCGCGAGCCCGCGCGCGATTTCGTCCGCGCCAAGGCGGCGGATCACGGCGCCGGGGCCGGAACAGACGGGGCATTTGGCGGTCATGGCCGCCCTTATACCTTCTTGGCTGCCGTCAGTAATTAACCGATTCGCCCGATCCGCCGTCGACGGCGATGCATTGGCCCGTGACCATCCCCGCCAGGGGCGAGCAGAAGAACAGGACCGCGTTCGCCATGTCCTCGGGCGCCACCAGCCGGCCCATGGGAATTTCCGTCTCGCGCTTGGCCATGGCGTCCTTCAGGCTGATGCCCGCGTCGTCGGCCTCGCGCTGGAAGATCTGCATGACCCGCTCCGTCGCCGTGAACCCGGGATGCACGCAGTTGATGGTGACCCCGCCCTTGGCGGCGCGGGTCGCCAGCTGCTTGGTGAAGTTGGCGACGCCCGCGTTGACCACGCCGTTGGTCACGCGAAGGGGGGCGACGATGCGCGCCGTCATGCCGCCGATGTTGACGATGCGGCCCCAACCCTTTGCCTCCATGCGCGGCAGCAGGATGCGCGCCAGGCGGATATAGGCCATCAGCTTGACGTCGATGTGGTAGCGGAACAGCTCGTCCGTCTGCTCGTCGAAGGGGGCCGCGGTCGAGGTCACGGCGTTGTTGACCAGGATGTCGACGCCGCCGGCCGCCGCCAGGGCCTGTTCGGCGAACCGCTCCACGTCCTCCAGCTTCGACACGTCGGCCTGGAACGGCCAGGCCTCGACCCCGAGTGCGCGGATGTCCGCCGCCGTCGCCTCCAGGCTGTCCGGCGTGCGCCCGCACAGCGCGATGTTGGCGCCCTGTTTCGCCAGGGTCAGCGCGATGGCGCGGCCGATGCCGCGCGAGCCGCCGGTGACGAAGGCGGTCTTGCCCTTCAGTTCGAAATCCATGTTGTTTGTCCTCCCATGAGGTTCTGCGGTGCCCCCGCTTGCGCGCAGCATGGCGCAGCGGAATGGACCCGTCCACAAGGGCACGGCGAATTTTTCCCGCCCACGGGCGGTTTGCAAAAAACCGGGACAAAAATACGCCGCCGTCGCCGGAAGTCACGGGTCGGCCTCAAGAATTGGCTGGACAGGACCGGCCCGCCATTCCAACCTCCCCGCTTATGCGGATGGTTCACGAACAAGTCCATGCCACCTGCGTCGCCATCGGCGGCGCGGGCGTGCTGCTGCGCGGCCCGTCGGGGGCCGGCAAGTCGGATTTGGCGCTGCGCCTGATCGACGGCGGCGGCGCCGACGGCCCCCGTCTGGTCGCCGACGACCGGGTCGACCTGACCCTGCGCGCCGGCCGCGTCTGGGCGCAGGCCCCTGGGCCGCTGAAGGGCCTGTTGGAAGTCCGCGGCGTCGGCATCATGCCCATGAAGGCCCTGGACGAAATTGCCATCGCCCTGGTCTGCGATCTGGTCGCGCCGCCTTTGGTCGAGCGCCTGCCCGAGGTCGTGACGACCCCGGTCCTGGACCTGGACATCCCCTTCATCCGCCTGGCCCCGTTCGAGGCCTCGGCCCCCGCCAAGATCCGCCTGGCACTGCGCCGCCTGCCCTGGGAAGCCGTGGACGGCGAGGCCGATATCATCGCCGGACGGATCGGAGAACAATCATGACGTCCGGCGGCGAACAAGCGGCGCCAGCCGGGAAACTGCCCCTGGTTCTGGTCACCGGGGTGTCGGGGGCGGGCAAGTCATCGGCCCTGAAGGCGCTCGAGGACATGGGGTTCGAGGCCGTCGACAACCTGCCGCTGTCGCTGATGGGCCGGCTGGTCGCCCCCGGCGACTTTCCCCATCCCATCGCCGCCGGCGTCGATATCCGCACCCGCGAATTCGGGGCCGAGGCGTTCCTGGAACAGGTCGCGGAACTGCGCGCGCGCGCCGATGTCGACGTCAAGGTTCTGTTCATGGACTGCGACGATCAGGTGCTGACCCGCCGTTACGCAGAAACCCGGCGGCGCCATCCGCTCGCCATCGACCGGCCCGTGGCCGACGGCATCCGCCAGGAACGCACCCTTCTGGCCCCCGTGCGCGAACAGGCCGACGTGGTGATGGACACCTCCGACATGTCCCTGGGCGCGCAAAAGGCGGCCATGGAAGATCATTTCGCCGTTCAGGGCGATCCGGGCCTGCCCGTGTTCGTGGTTTCCTTTTCCTACAAAAACGGCCTGCCACGCGACGCCGACCTGGTGTTCGACGTGCGGTTCCTGAAGAACCCCCATTACGACCTCGATCTCAGGCCCTTGACCGGCCTGGACGAAAAGGTCGGCCGGCATGTCGCGGGCGATCCCGGGTTCGACGAGTTCTTCGGCCATCTGACGGCGCTGCTGGGGCCGCTGCTGCCGCGTTATGCGGCCGAGGGGAAAAGCTATCTGACCATCGCCGTCGGCTGCACCGGCGGGCGCCATCGCTCCGTTTATGTCGCCGAACGCCTGGGGGCTTGGCTGGGCAGCCAAGGAGAAAAGGCGCGGGTGCGCCATCGCGACTTGGACAAACGATGAGATTCGTACCAATATCCCTTTCCGGAAAGATACCGAAGCGGACCAAATAAACCGCCGGCCGGGGAGCCGCCACTTCTTGAGGGACACACACGAATGATGGAATGCCTGTCATGATCGGATTGGTCGTCGTAACCCACGGCAATCTGGCGACGGAAATGATTTCCGCCCTGGAACACGTGGTCGGGCCGCAACCCGACGTGGCCGCCGTGTGCATCGGGCCCGAGGACGACATGGAGGAACGCCGCGCCGAGATCATGGAGCGGGTCGAGCAGGTCGAATCGGGCGAGGGCGTCGTGGTGTTGACCGACATGTTCGGCGGCACGCCGTCGAATTTGGCGATTTCCATTCTGGATCGCGCCAATGTCGAGGTCATCGCCGGGATCAACCTGCCCATGCTGGTCAAGCTGGCCAGCGTGCGCAAGACCGAACCTCTGGCCAAGGCCGTCGAGGCGGCCCAGGAAGCGGGCCGCAAGTACATCAACATCGCGTCGCGCCTGCTGACCCAGGAAGCGCGCTAGCGCGCCCGGCCGGGAAGACTTATGCCGTCGCGTACCGTCACCATCGTCAACATGCGCGGCCTGCACGCCCGTGCGGCCGCCAAGTTCGCCAAACTGGCGGGCGAGTTCGAAGCCGAGGTTCTGGTCTCCAAGGACGGCCAGACCGTGGGCGGGCGGTCGATCATGGGGCTGATGATGCTGGCCGCCGCCCCCGGCACGGAGATCGAGATCGCCTGCAACGGCGATGGCAACGCGGCCGCGTTGGACGCCCTGGCCGCCCTGGTCGAGGACGGCTTCGACGAGGAACTGTCGGACATCCCGGCGCCGGACAAATGAGCCCCGTGACATGAGGGGGGACATGGAAAAACGTTTCGAAGGAATGGGGGTTTCGCCCGGGATCGCCGTGGGCCCGGCCCACGTGCGCGAGGCCGGCACCCTGGAAGTCCCCGAACGGCACGTCGCCAAGAAGGGCCGGCCGGCCGAGGCAAAGCGCCTGACCGCCGCCGTGATCCTGGCCCGCCGCCAGATCAAGCGCCTCAAGGCCCAGGCCCAGAAGGACACCGTCACCCAGGAAATGCATTTCCTGTTCGACGCCTACCTTCAGATGCTGGAGGATTCGCGCCTGGTGCGCGGCGCCCAGGACCTGATCCAGGGCAAGGGCCTGAACGCCGAGGCGGCGGTACAAAAGACCCTGACCGGCATCGTCCATGCCTTTCAGGCCATGGACAACGCCTATATCGCGGCCCGGGTCGACGACGTGCGCGACGTCGGCAACCGCATCATCCGCAACCTCATGCGCGAACCCCTGAAGCCGTTCAGCCAGGCCGCACCGGGATCGGTCATTATCGCCGATCAGTTGTCGCCCGCCGACACGGCGCAGTTGGACCCCGCGCGCATCGCGGGTGCCGCGACGGCGCTGGGCGGGGCCGAGGGGCACGCGGCGATCATGGCCCGGGCGCTGGGCATCCCGCTGGTGCTCGGCGTGCCCGATTTGGCCGACGCGGTGACGACCGGCGCCCAGGTC
This window harbors:
- a CDS encoding stimulus-sensing domain-containing protein, coding for MAKDGTYPEDGPAAPKTPAGGKTSAAPVGETPRGGERQRKRRLISPISVHILAINMLALSILVAGVLYLGDYRQSLIRAELSALRTQAQLFAVALAEGAMHLDQSSEQQVATNIRNQMLRRLVEATGTRARLFNRAGELAADSRYFGKTRQAVEVEQLPPPGTDEGGTADAVFDIYDRLTRWLPGTLPLSHYREIPEPSAADYPEVMSALMGDDSRIVRAYSQDSMMLSVAVPVQRYKRILGALMLTKPSASIDNALLDVRLDILKIFGVAIAITTFLSIYLARTIARPVKRLAAAADRVRRDHSREEEIPDFTTRNDEIGDLSHALRGMTAALWTRMDAIERFAADVAHEIKNPLTSLRSAVETAARIKDVDQQRKLMSIIQDDVGRLDRLISDISDASRLDAELSRSHREPVDLAGMLSTLADVHATTAADGGPKLVLEIMDGEKLSVQGMEGRLVQVFRNLIANAVTFSPPGGAIRITASRDRKAAVVTIDDEGPGIPPGKEEAIFQRFYTERPQGEKFGTHSGLGLSISQQIVDAHDGTIRASNRLGADGKILGARFTVTLPAA
- a CDS encoding class I SAM-dependent methyltransferase, whose protein sequence is MTAKCPVCSGPGAVIRRLGADEIARGLAAVFGQSPPADAVPGDYDIVRCADCALVYADPMRAGGAVLYDWLTSFPKYHAQGRWEWARIKDVLAAEARPLRLLELGAGQGDFLETLKDLPQVTAEGIDLSESSVKKAQARGLDVRRESLEQVIVEAAGAYDAVVLSHVLEHVATPGALMGAVRNLLAPKGRILFSVPYSPMSREYLHDDVMNLPPHHMTRWNIAALEGLARVLGLDLETWMPKAKAPWKRALKHTCDKVRGEGRVRGLARLPVVLANWEEFRRVLADHRGRERVGGQMAADTILVSLKKS
- a CDS encoding SDR family oxidoreductase, which encodes MDFELKGKTAFVTGGSRGIGRAIALTLAKQGANIALCGRTPDSLEATAADIRALGVEAWPFQADVSKLEDVERFAEQALAAAGGVDILVNNAVTSTAAPFDEQTDELFRYHIDVKLMAYIRLARILLPRMEAKGWGRIVNIGGMTARIVAPLRVTNGVVNAGVANFTKQLATRAAKGGVTINCVHPGFTATERVMQIFQREADDAGISLKDAMAKRETEIPMGRLVAPEDMANAVLFFCSPLAGMVTGQCIAVDGGSGESVNY
- a CDS encoding HPr kinase/phosphatase C-terminal domain-containing protein → MVHEQVHATCVAIGGAGVLLRGPSGAGKSDLALRLIDGGGADGPRLVADDRVDLTLRAGRVWAQAPGPLKGLLEVRGVGIMPMKALDEIAIALVCDLVAPPLVERLPEVVTTPVLDLDIPFIRLAPFEASAPAKIRLALRRLPWEAVDGEADIIAGRIGEQS
- the rapZ gene encoding RNase adapter RapZ; this encodes MTSGGEQAAPAGKLPLVLVTGVSGAGKSSALKALEDMGFEAVDNLPLSLMGRLVAPGDFPHPIAAGVDIRTREFGAEAFLEQVAELRARADVDVKVLFMDCDDQVLTRRYAETRRRHPLAIDRPVADGIRQERTLLAPVREQADVVMDTSDMSLGAQKAAMEDHFAVQGDPGLPVFVVSFSYKNGLPRDADLVFDVRFLKNPHYDLDLRPLTGLDEKVGRHVAGDPGFDEFFGHLTALLGPLLPRYAAEGKSYLTIAVGCTGGRHRSVYVAERLGAWLGSQGEKARVRHRDLDKR
- a CDS encoding PTS sugar transporter subunit IIA, which translates into the protein MIGLVVVTHGNLATEMISALEHVVGPQPDVAAVCIGPEDDMEERRAEIMERVEQVESGEGVVVLTDMFGGTPSNLAISILDRANVEVIAGINLPMLVKLASVRKTEPLAKAVEAAQEAGRKYINIASRLLTQEAR
- a CDS encoding HPr family phosphocarrier protein, whose amino-acid sequence is MPSRTVTIVNMRGLHARAAAKFAKLAGEFEAEVLVSKDGQTVGGRSIMGLMMLAAAPGTEIEIACNGDGNAAALDALAALVEDGFDEELSDIPAPDK